From Streptomyces sp. TLI_105, the proteins below share one genomic window:
- a CDS encoding glycerophosphodiester phosphodiesterase encodes MRSVTVVGHRGDPYRVRENTLPSIASAIERGADAVEVDVRLTKDGVPVLLHDDTLKRLWGHDRPLAGLTHERLRELTRGEVPTLRDALLVAGDRRLMLDLPGGNEDSVRRIVGTVRECGAGERVYYCAGAVAMLQVRAADPAAEIALTWTTLAPPRPVLLDAVRPRWLNYRFGLVSRELTERVHRDGLLVSTWTADTARTMRKLILTGVDAITTNRVDTLAALLRKARA; translated from the coding sequence ATGCGCTCCGTCACTGTCGTAGGCCATCGCGGCGACCCGTACCGCGTCCGTGAGAACACGCTCCCCTCGATCGCCTCGGCGATCGAGCGGGGGGCGGACGCCGTCGAGGTCGACGTCCGGCTGACGAAGGACGGGGTGCCCGTCCTGCTCCACGACGACACCCTGAAGCGCCTGTGGGGCCACGACCGGCCGCTCGCCGGCCTCACGCACGAGCGGCTGCGCGAGCTGACGCGCGGCGAGGTGCCGACCCTCCGCGATGCGCTGCTCGTCGCCGGGGACCGCCGGCTGATGCTGGACCTGCCGGGCGGGAACGAGGACTCGGTCCGCCGGATCGTCGGCACGGTCCGGGAGTGCGGGGCCGGGGAGCGCGTCTACTACTGCGCGGGCGCCGTCGCCATGCTCCAGGTGCGGGCCGCCGATCCGGCCGCCGAGATCGCCCTGACCTGGACCACGCTCGCCCCGCCCCGGCCGGTGCTGCTCGACGCCGTGCGGCCGCGGTGGCTCAACTACCGTTTCGGTCTGGTGAGTCGGGAGCTGACCGAGCGGGTCCACCGGGACGGGCTGCTCGTCTCGACCTGGACGGCGGACACCGCGCGCACCATGCGTAAGCTGATCTTGACCGGGGTCGACGCGATCACCACGAATCGGGTCGACACCCTCGCCGCCCTGTTGCGAAAGGCTCGCGCGTGA
- a CDS encoding SAM-dependent methyltransferase yields MNDRIRTDIAHNARVWNYWLGGKDNYPVDRAVGDTVTGFYPSIGEVARADRAFLGRAVTHLAAGAGVRQFLDIGTGLPTADNTHEVAQRIAPDARIVYVDNDPIVLTHARALLTSAPEGVTEYVDADAHDPERIVAAAAGSLDLSRPVAVMMLGILNFVLDTDEARSIVRTLMAAVPSGSHLVMTHPTLEPELGGEGNKAAMAFWNENATPPITARTRQEFASFFEGLDLLEPGIVSCSRWRPSSEEAHVVAQFGAVGRKP; encoded by the coding sequence GTGAACGACCGGATCAGGACCGACATCGCCCACAACGCCCGGGTGTGGAACTACTGGCTGGGCGGCAAGGACAACTACCCGGTGGACCGCGCGGTCGGCGACACCGTCACCGGCTTCTACCCGAGCATCGGCGAAGTGGCGCGCGCGGACCGGGCGTTCCTCGGGCGGGCGGTGACCCATCTGGCCGCCGGGGCGGGCGTCCGCCAGTTCCTGGACATCGGTACGGGCCTGCCGACCGCGGACAACACCCATGAGGTGGCGCAGCGGATCGCCCCCGACGCCCGGATCGTCTACGTCGACAACGACCCGATCGTCCTGACGCACGCCCGCGCGCTCCTGACCAGCGCCCCGGAGGGCGTCACCGAGTACGTGGACGCCGACGCCCACGACCCGGAGCGGATCGTCGCGGCGGCCGCCGGTTCCCTGGACCTGTCCCGCCCGGTCGCGGTGATGATGCTCGGCATCCTCAACTTCGTCCTGGACACCGACGAGGCCCGGTCGATCGTGCGGACCCTGATGGCCGCCGTGCCCTCCGGCAGCCATCTGGTGATGACCCATCCGACGCTTGAGCCGGAGCTCGGCGGCGAGGGCAACAAGGCCGCCATGGCCTTCTGGAACGAGAACGCGACCCCGCCGATCACCGCCCGCACCCGGCAGGAGTTCGCCTCCTTCTTCGAGGGCCTCGACCTCCTGGAGCCGGGCATCGTCTCCTGCTCGCGCTGGCGGCCCTCCTCCGAGGAGGCGCACGTGGTGGCGCAGTTCGGCGCGGTGGGCCGCAAGCCGTAA
- a CDS encoding sensor histidine kinase: MGIRGDVRGGWERARTWGAANPWAVDTGIALLVQAAMTMPFVVPRGPDLEPATWPAYGLTTLTVVPLVWRRRAPLTVLLAILAASALYKLALEGPGQPLPYTGLVGVYTIAALSPGWKRLATAGLIVVAVPVSVWLNTQSARELTFSLFVFGAAYVFGRLTDARQRAQRVEAERAAARERARIAREMHDVLSHAVSLMVVQAEAGPVAVRAAPERAEAAFEAISETGREAMVQLRQMLGLLREGGETVAPREPQPDLADLPGLLERVRAGGLTVGYATEGGVRALPAATGASVYRIVQEALTNVVKHARARTVDVRLAHADGVLRVTVTDDGRGPQGGPGGHGLVGIRERAAAHGGTAETGPGPGGRGFEVRALLPVPCTEVGT, translated from the coding sequence ATGGGCATACGGGGGGACGTACGCGGCGGGTGGGAGCGGGCGCGGACCTGGGGCGCGGCGAACCCGTGGGCGGTGGACACCGGGATCGCGCTGCTGGTGCAGGCGGCGATGACGATGCCGTTCGTGGTGCCGCGCGGGCCCGATCTCGAACCGGCGACCTGGCCGGCGTACGGGCTGACGACGCTGACCGTGGTGCCGCTGGTCTGGCGGCGGCGCGCGCCGCTCACCGTGCTGCTCGCGATCCTGGCGGCGAGCGCGCTGTACAAGCTGGCCCTTGAGGGCCCCGGGCAGCCGCTGCCGTACACCGGGCTCGTCGGCGTCTACACGATCGCCGCGCTGTCGCCGGGGTGGAAGCGGCTCGCGACGGCGGGGCTCATCGTGGTCGCGGTGCCGGTCTCGGTGTGGCTCAACACCCAGTCGGCGCGCGAACTCACCTTCTCGCTCTTCGTGTTCGGCGCCGCCTATGTCTTCGGACGGCTCACCGACGCCCGGCAGCGGGCGCAGCGGGTGGAGGCCGAGCGGGCGGCGGCGCGGGAACGGGCCAGGATCGCGCGGGAGATGCACGACGTCCTGTCGCACGCGGTGAGCCTGATGGTGGTTCAGGCGGAGGCCGGCCCGGTCGCGGTGCGGGCCGCGCCGGAGCGCGCGGAGGCCGCGTTCGAGGCGATCTCGGAGACGGGCCGGGAGGCGATGGTCCAGCTGCGGCAGATGCTGGGGCTGCTGCGCGAGGGCGGTGAGACGGTGGCTCCGCGGGAGCCGCAGCCGGACCTGGCGGACCTTCCCGGTCTCCTGGAGCGGGTGCGGGCGGGTGGTCTGACCGTCGGGTACGCGACGGAGGGCGGGGTGCGGGCGCTGCCCGCGGCGACCGGGGCGAGCGTCTACCGGATCGTGCAGGAGGCGCTGACGAACGTGGTCAAGCACGCGCGGGCCCGCACGGTCGACGTCCGGCTCGCCCACGCCGACGGCGTCCTGCGGGTCACGGTGACCGACGATGGGCGCGGCCCGCAGGGCGGTCCGGGCGGGCACGGTCTGGTGGGCATCCGGGAGCGGGCCGCCGCGCACGGCGGGACGGCGGAGACGGGCCCGGGTCCGGGCGGCCGGGGGTTCGAGGTGCGGGCCCTGCTGCCCGTGCCGTGTACGGAGGTGGGGACATGA
- a CDS encoding response regulator transcription factor — protein MTIRVVVADDQELVRSGFAMILDAQPDIEVVAEAGDGAEAVEAVRRLAPDVALLDIRMPRTDGIEACRAISAESGCRTVMLTTFDTDAYVYEALHAGASGFLLKDVRRDDLVHAVRVVAAGDSLLAPSVARRLVEQYTAGGPRRTDPRLDALTGRERETLLLLARGLSNAEIAAELVVSDHTVKTHVGNVLAKLGLRDRVQAVICAYETGLVAAGSPPPGGGAGAGPSPVPGRN, from the coding sequence ATGACGATCCGGGTGGTGGTCGCGGACGACCAGGAACTGGTGCGCAGCGGCTTCGCGATGATCCTGGACGCGCAGCCGGACATCGAGGTGGTGGCGGAGGCCGGGGACGGGGCGGAGGCCGTCGAGGCGGTGCGGCGGCTCGCGCCGGACGTGGCGCTGCTCGACATCCGGATGCCCCGGACGGACGGCATCGAGGCCTGCCGGGCGATCAGCGCGGAGTCCGGCTGCCGGACGGTGATGCTGACGACCTTCGACACCGACGCGTACGTGTACGAGGCGCTGCACGCGGGCGCGAGCGGTTTCCTCCTCAAGGACGTGCGGCGGGACGACCTCGTGCACGCCGTACGGGTGGTGGCGGCGGGCGACTCGCTGCTCGCGCCGTCCGTGGCGCGGCGGCTCGTGGAGCAGTACACGGCGGGCGGGCCGCGCAGGACCGATCCCCGGCTCGACGCCCTCACCGGGCGGGAGCGGGAGACCCTGCTGCTGCTCGCCCGGGGCCTGTCGAACGCGGAGATCGCGGCGGAGCTGGTGGTCAGCGACCACACGGTGAAGACGCACGTGGGCAACGTGCTGGCCAAGCTGGGGCTGCGGGACCGCGTCCAGGCGGTGATCTGCGCGTACGAGACGGGGCTGGTCGCGGCGGGCTCTCCCCCGCCCGGGGGAGGCGCGGGCGCCGGTCCCTCCCCCGTGCCGGGGAGGAACTGA
- a CDS encoding serine hydrolase has translation MRKSTRALLAAALVLGVAAGPALTPAFAVTSRSVTQASTPDLSAVVAGLPRADATAALVRVGGTEGSWQGSAGVHDLETNAPADPAARFRAGSVTKVFTAATVLQLAAEGRIDLDRPARAYLPDLIPGHYARVTVRQLLNHTHGIPAADMPGETVEEWYANRFTVHAPEEMVRSATAKPREFRPGTKQHYLNIGYTIAALIVERVTGDSYEHQVERRILRPLGLRDTYFPGEAAEITGPYNHGYQTMRLDDGTTGLRDVSVWGTTDGWAAGDLVSTTADLERFTRVLFAGGVVRGPLLEEMFTLPEVPDLKSGDPAAYSVGLSMKRLGGREVWGKTGGRWGYNTAIASTRDGARTLVYSVNSTDAKGQDMNPTALRLMVAAYGLPD, from the coding sequence ATGCGGAAGTCCACCCGCGCCCTGCTCGCCGCCGCCCTGGTCCTGGGCGTCGCCGCCGGGCCCGCGCTCACCCCCGCCTTCGCCGTCACGTCCCGGTCGGTGACGCAGGCCTCGACGCCCGACCTGTCGGCGGTCGTCGCGGGGCTCCCCCGCGCCGACGCGACGGCCGCGCTGGTCCGGGTCGGCGGCACCGAGGGGTCCTGGCAGGGCAGCGCGGGCGTGCACGACCTGGAGACGAACGCCCCGGCGGACCCGGCCGCCCGCTTCCGGGCCGGTTCGGTGACGAAGGTGTTCACGGCGGCGACCGTCCTCCAGCTGGCCGCGGAGGGCCGGATCGATCTGGACCGGCCGGCCCGCGCGTATCTCCCGGACCTGATCCCCGGCCACTACGCCCGGGTGACCGTGCGTCAGCTCCTGAACCACACCCACGGCATCCCGGCCGCCGACATGCCGGGCGAGACGGTCGAGGAGTGGTACGCGAACCGCTTCACGGTCCACGCTCCGGAGGAGATGGTCCGCTCGGCGACGGCGAAGCCGCGCGAGTTCCGGCCGGGCACGAAGCAGCACTACCTGAACATCGGGTACACGATCGCCGCCCTGATCGTGGAGCGGGTCACGGGCGACTCGTACGAGCACCAGGTGGAGCGGCGGATCCTGCGCCCGCTCGGGCTGCGCGACACGTACTTCCCGGGCGAGGCGGCCGAGATCACCGGCCCGTACAACCACGGCTACCAGACGATGCGGCTCGACGACGGCACGACGGGCCTGCGTGACGTCTCGGTGTGGGGGACGACGGACGGCTGGGCGGCCGGGGACCTCGTCTCGACCACCGCGGACCTGGAGCGCTTCACCCGTGTCCTGTTCGCGGGCGGTGTGGTGCGCGGTCCGCTCCTGGAGGAGATGTTCACGCTGCCGGAGGTCCCCGACCTCAAGAGCGGCGATCCGGCCGCGTACTCCGTCGGCCTGTCGATGAAGCGGCTCGGCGGCCGGGAGGTGTGGGGCAAGACGGGTGGCCGCTGGGGCTACAACACGGCCATCGCCTCGACCCGCGACGGCGCCCGCACGCTCGTCTACAGCGTCAACTCCACCGACGCCAAGGGCCAGGACATGAACCCGACGGCCCTGCGCCTGATGGTGGCGGCCTACGGCCTGCCCGACTGA
- a CDS encoding spermidine/putrescine ABC transporter substrate-binding protein gives MSRRSLLRGIGGAGAGALLAGCGVPGAYVEEGDRAGRDLSARDRTLDFANWPLYIDTDDDDASKRPTLDAFRKRTGISVRYTEEINDNDEFFGKISPSLMNHQETGRDLIVVSDWMAARFVRLGWVQEMDRAAQPNVARHIDPQLDSPAFDPGRLHSVPWQSGITGIAYNRKKLGRELRSTRELWADDLRGKVTLLSGLDESFALLMLGEGVDVTRWTGDDFHALCERIEGLVRTKHIRRFTGNDYIKDLSTGDVLACQAYSGDVIQLQADNPDIEFVVPEEGAELWAESLMVPNLARHKANAEKLVDYYYEPEVAAELAAWVNYVCPVPAAQDVLADSGDEELVALAEDPLIFPDADMRGRLAIARDITTEERQEFAKRWNSIVGL, from the coding sequence ATGTCCCGCCGGTCCCTGCTGCGCGGCATCGGCGGTGCCGGTGCCGGGGCCCTGCTCGCCGGCTGCGGGGTCCCGGGCGCCTACGTCGAGGAGGGCGACCGGGCCGGCCGGGACCTCTCGGCGCGCGACCGGACGCTCGACTTCGCCAACTGGCCGCTGTACATCGACACCGATGACGACGACGCGTCGAAGCGGCCGACCCTCGACGCCTTCCGGAAGCGGACCGGGATCTCCGTGCGGTACACCGAGGAGATCAACGACAACGACGAGTTCTTCGGCAAGATCAGCCCGTCCCTGATGAACCACCAGGAGACCGGGCGCGACCTGATCGTCGTCAGCGACTGGATGGCCGCCCGCTTCGTCCGCCTCGGCTGGGTCCAGGAGATGGACCGCGCCGCCCAGCCGAACGTCGCGCGCCACATCGACCCGCAGCTGGACTCGCCCGCCTTCGACCCCGGCCGGCTGCACAGCGTGCCCTGGCAGTCCGGGATCACCGGCATCGCGTACAACCGGAAGAAGCTCGGCCGGGAACTGCGCTCCACCCGGGAACTGTGGGCCGACGACCTGCGCGGCAAGGTCACCCTGCTGTCCGGGCTCGACGAGTCCTTCGCCCTGCTCATGCTGGGCGAGGGCGTCGACGTGACGCGGTGGACCGGCGACGACTTCCACGCCCTGTGCGAGCGGATCGAGGGGCTCGTCCGGACGAAGCACATCCGGCGCTTCACCGGGAACGACTACATCAAGGACCTGTCCACCGGCGACGTCCTCGCCTGCCAGGCGTACTCCGGCGACGTCATCCAGCTCCAGGCCGACAACCCGGACATCGAGTTCGTCGTCCCCGAGGAGGGCGCCGAACTGTGGGCCGAGTCCCTCATGGTGCCCAACCTCGCCCGGCACAAGGCCAACGCCGAGAAGCTCGTCGACTACTACTACGAGCCCGAGGTCGCCGCCGAACTCGCCGCCTGGGTCAACTACGTCTGTCCGGTGCCGGCCGCGCAGGACGTCCTCGCGGACTCCGGCGACGAGGAGCTCGTGGCGCTCGCCGAGGACCCGCTGATCTTCCCGGACGCCGACATGCGCGGCCGGCTCGCCATCGCCCGGGACATCACCACCGAGGAGCGCCAGGAGTTCGCGAAGCGGTGGAACTCGATCGTCGGGCTGTGA
- a CDS encoding gamma-aminobutyraldehyde dehydrogenase, whose translation MTTELRRLRNYINGEFRDAADGRTIDVVNPATGEVYATSPLSGQADVDAAMEAAAAAFPAWRDSTPSERQKVLLKIADAFEERAEELIAAEVENTGKPVALTASEEIPPMVDQIRFFAGAARLLEGRSAGEYMEGMTSIVRREPVGVCAQVAPWNYPMMMAVWKFAPALAAGNTVVLKPSDTTPASTVLMAEIIGQIVPKGVFNVVCGDRETGKAMVEHPTPAMASITGSVRAGMQVAESAAKDVKRVHLELGGKAPVVVFEDTDIEKAVEDISVAGFFNAGQDCTAATRVLVHESIHDEFVAALAKAAAETKTGQPDDEDVLYGPLNNANQLKQVTGFIDRLPAHAKVEAGGHRVGDKGYFYAPTVVSGLKQDDEIVQNEVFGPVITVQSFTDEAQALEFANGVEYALASSVWTKDHARAMRMSKSLDFGCVWINTHIPLVAEMPHGGYKKSGYGKDLSAYGFEDYTRIKHVMTSLG comes from the coding sequence GTGACCACCGAGCTGCGCCGGCTGCGTAACTACATCAACGGGGAGTTCCGCGACGCGGCCGACGGCCGCACCATCGACGTGGTCAACCCGGCCACGGGCGAGGTGTACGCCACCTCCCCGCTTTCCGGGCAGGCCGACGTCGACGCCGCCATGGAGGCCGCCGCGGCCGCCTTCCCCGCCTGGCGTGACAGCACGCCGTCCGAGCGCCAGAAGGTGCTCCTCAAGATCGCGGACGCCTTCGAGGAGCGCGCCGAGGAGCTCATCGCCGCCGAGGTCGAGAACACCGGCAAGCCGGTCGCCCTCACCGCCAGCGAAGAGATCCCGCCGATGGTGGACCAGATCCGCTTCTTCGCCGGTGCCGCCCGGCTGCTCGAGGGCCGTTCGGCCGGCGAGTACATGGAGGGCATGACCTCCATCGTCCGCCGCGAGCCGGTCGGCGTCTGCGCGCAGGTCGCGCCGTGGAACTACCCGATGATGATGGCCGTGTGGAAGTTCGCCCCGGCGCTCGCCGCGGGCAACACCGTCGTCCTCAAGCCTTCGGACACGACCCCCGCGTCGACCGTCCTGATGGCCGAGATCATCGGTCAGATCGTCCCCAAGGGCGTCTTCAACGTCGTCTGCGGCGACCGCGAGACGGGCAAGGCCATGGTCGAGCACCCGACCCCGGCGATGGCCTCCATCACCGGCTCGGTCCGCGCCGGCATGCAGGTCGCCGAGTCGGCGGCCAAGGACGTCAAGCGCGTCCACCTGGAGCTGGGCGGCAAGGCCCCGGTCGTCGTCTTCGAGGACACCGACATCGAGAAGGCCGTCGAGGACATCTCGGTCGCCGGCTTCTTCAACGCCGGCCAGGACTGCACCGCCGCGACCCGTGTCCTCGTGCACGAGTCCATCCACGACGAGTTCGTCGCCGCCCTCGCCAAGGCCGCCGCCGAGACGAAGACGGGTCAGCCGGACGACGAGGACGTGCTGTACGGCCCGCTCAACAACGCCAACCAGCTGAAGCAGGTCACCGGCTTCATCGACCGCCTCCCGGCCCACGCCAAGGTCGAGGCCGGCGGTCACCGCGTCGGCGACAAGGGCTACTTCTACGCCCCGACCGTCGTCTCCGGCCTCAAGCAGGACGACGAGATCGTGCAGAACGAGGTCTTCGGCCCGGTCATCACCGTCCAGTCCTTCACGGACGAGGCCCAGGCCCTGGAGTTCGCGAACGGCGTCGAGTACGCCCTCGCCTCCTCCGTCTGGACCAAGGACCACGCGCGCGCGATGCGCATGTCCAAGTCCCTCGACTTCGGCTGCGTGTGGATCAACACCCACATCCCGCTCGTCGCCGAGATGCCCCACGGCGGCTACAAGAAGTCCGGCTACGGCAAGGACCTCTCCGCCTACGGCTTCGAGGACTACACGCGCATCAAGCACGTCATGACCTCCCTGGGCTGA
- a CDS encoding Lrp/AsnC family transcriptional regulator: MASRSTDPRTGTGSSPTIDAVSLAIIKQLQEDGRRPYAAIGKAVGLSEAAVRQRVQKLLDQGVMQIVAVTDPLTVGFRRQAMVGINVEGDLDPVAEALTAMAECEYVVMTAGSFDLMVEIVCEDDDHLLDVINKRIRTLPGVRSTESFVYLKLKKQTYMWGTR, translated from the coding sequence GTGGCCAGTCGAAGCACAGACCCCAGAACCGGAACCGGTTCGTCCCCGACGATCGACGCCGTCTCCCTGGCGATCATCAAGCAGCTCCAGGAGGACGGTCGCCGTCCTTACGCCGCCATCGGAAAGGCCGTCGGCCTCTCCGAAGCGGCCGTGAGGCAGCGCGTCCAGAAGCTGCTCGACCAGGGCGTCATGCAGATCGTCGCCGTCACCGACCCCCTCACCGTGGGTTTCCGACGGCAGGCGATGGTCGGCATCAACGTCGAGGGTGACCTGGATCCGGTCGCGGAGGCACTGACGGCCATGGCCGAGTGCGAGTACGTGGTGATGACCGCGGGCTCCTTCGACCTGATGGTGGAGATCGTCTGTGAGGACGACGATCACCTGCTGGATGTGATCAACAAGCGCATCCGCACCCTCCCCGGCGTGCGCTCCACCGAGAGCTTCGTCTACCTCAAGCTCAAGAAGCAGACCTATATGTGGGGAACTCGATAA